The nucleotide sequence AAAAGCTTCTCCGATTCCAAGATTTTGAATGAGTTCATTGGCTTTATAAAATTCTGTCGTTGGATAATTTTCTACCGCTTTGTCAATTTCTTTTCTGTCTTTTGCAGTAAAACCTCTTAAAGCGTGTTGGATTTTCAAACCCAACTGACTCAATATATTTTCAGGAACATCGCCCGGAATCTGAGTAATGAAATAAATCCCAATTCCTTTGGAACGAATCAATTTTACCATTGTTTCAATCTGAGAAAGCAATGCTTTTGAAGCCTCGTTGAAAATCAAATGCGCTTCATCAATAAACAGAACCAATTTTGGTCTTCCACTGTCGCCTTCTTCCGGAAAAGTCATATAAATCTCAGCAAATAACGACAACATAAATGTTGAGAAAAGATTTGGTTTGTTCTGAATATCATCCACTCGGAAAATATTGACAACGCCTTTTCCGTCTCTGGTTTTTAGCAAATCTTCAACATCAAAACTCGGTTCTCCAAAGAAAGTAGAAGCGCCTTGTTGTTCCATTGCGACAATACTTCTGAGAATGGCTCCCAAAGATGCAGGTGCAATCGAACCATAATTATCAGCTAATTCTTTTTTACCAATCGGATTATCAGTCACGTATTGAAGAACTTTTTTCAAATCCTGCAAATCAACAAGCGGTAAAGCTTTGTCATCACAATATTTGAAAACAATCGACATAATGCTTTGCTGAGTGTCATTCAGTCCAAGGATTTTACTCAACAAAATCGGTCCAAATTCCAAAACGGTTGCTCGAAGTTTAACACCTTTTGCGCCAGAAATGGTCATTAATTCTACCGGAAAACTCTGTGGCGAATAAGGTAATTGCGTTTTAGAATATCGCTCTTTTATGTTGTCGTTTTCAGTTCCTGCTTCGGCAATTCCGGATAAATCACCTTTGATATCCATTACCAAAGTCGGGATTCCTGCGTGTGATAATTGCTCTACAAAAACCTGAAGTGTTTTGGTTTTTCCGGTTCCTGTTGCTCCTGCTATTAATCCGTGTCTGTTAACAGTTTTCAACGGAATCGAAACATTAACTTCCGGAACAACTTCGCCGTCAAGCATTCCTTTTCCCAGAATAATATGTTCTCCTTTTGAATTGTATTTTGCGTTGAGGTCGGTGATGAATTTCTCTTTATTGGACATCGATTGGTTTTTTTAACGCTTAAATTTAAAAATAATTCCTTGAAATCTATCCGGAAATTAAAATTTCTAACACTTATCTTTGCAAATAAGATTCTCATCTATGCGAGCTTACAACACCAAAAATTTTCTAAAAATCCTCGTCAGTCTTCACAAAACTGACACCTTGAAAATCCTGTTCCCAACGATATTTTTGGTTGGTATCTATTGTTATGGGGTTTATTATTTGGAAGTAGAATATCTGCATCTGAATTCTAAATCGTCCATCAGTAATATCGGGATGATTCATTCTTTACTCGGATTTGTTTTATCTTTGTTGTTGGTTTTCAGAACCAATACGGCTTATGACAGATGGTGGGAAGGACGGAAACTTTGGGGAAAATTGGTAAATGACAGTCGGAATTTTGTTATTAAAATTAACAGCATTCTTCCGGAAAATGATGTTAAAAACCGAACTCAGATTGCAAAATATCTTAGATTTTTTCCACATTTTTTAGCAAATCATCTTTCCAAAGAATCTACAAGATTGGTTTTGGATGAAGACTTTTCCGATTTGCAAAAAGAACTCCAGCATCATCCGCCGGCTGAGTTGGTTTTTCTTTTAACTAAGAAATTGTACCAACTTAAAAAAGAAAATAAAATCTCCGATACAGAAATGTTATTTCTCGACACACAATTATCCGGGTTTTTGGACGTTTGTGGCGGTTGTGAGAGAATCAAAAATACACCGATTCCTTATTCATATTCATCATTCATCAAGAAGTTTATCATTTTTTATGTAATGGCGCTGCCTGTTGCTAATGTTGTGAATCTCGGTGGTTTTATGATTCCGATTACGATGTTTGTTTATTATGTTCTGATGAGTTTGGAACTGATTGCAGAAGAAATCGAAGACCCGTTTAATAATGATGAGAACGATATTCCTATGGAAGCCATTTCTCAAAATATAGAAAGAAGCATCAATTTAATTTCAAATAAAGCCTGATTTTGACAAAGAAACTAAAACTAGAAGAGCTAGGAAGAATAGATGTCGAAACTTTTAAGAAAACACCAAAAATTTCGTTAGTCGTCATTCTTGATAATGTAAGAAGTATGCATAATGTGGGCGCAATTTTCAGAACAGCAGATGCTTTTTTGGTAGAGAAGATTGTGCTTTGCGGCATCACGCCTCAACCGCCTCATCGGGAGATTCATAAAGCGGCGCTTGGTGCAACCGAAAGTGTGGATTGGATTTATGAGCAGGACATCAATGGTGCAATAGATAATCTTAAAAAAGAAAACTTCGAAATTATCGGGATTGAACAAACTTCGTCAAGCCAATTAATAACGGATTTTGAAATTAATTCAGAAAAAAAATACGCTTTGATTCTAGGTAATGAAGTTGATGGAATTAGTGATGAAGCTTTAGAGAATATTGAGACCTTTCTGGAAATCCCACAACTCGGTACAAAACATTCTCTGAACGTAAGTGTCTGTGGCGGAGTTGTGATATGGGAATTTGCGAAGAACCTTGGGATTAAAAAATAAAAAAACTGCAAACACAAAAAAGTGCTGCAGTTTGAAATAAATCTAATAAAAAGTAAAAATGAAAGGCGACAAAGATATATTTTTAGATAAATACAAAGCAATACTTTTGTTAAAAAATTCTAAAAATTTTTAAAACGCTTTGTCGCAAAGGATTTTTTGTAAATTAGCATAATGTTTATAAAAGACTATATTTCCAAAGACTATCCCGCTTTTGGCGTTAGGGATTCTATAGAAGAGGCTTCTGAGGTGGCTAAGGAATTTGGATATTCCCATGTTTTTATTGTGAACAAGGGCATTTTTCTTGGTGGATTGAGTCAACCATTTTTGGAAGATAGTCCGGAAGGCAATCTGGATTCGCTTAACATCCATTACGAGCGTTTTGCAATTATGGAAGACAGCAGTTTGTTGGATAGCATCAAACTTTTCCACACCTTCAATGCGAATGTAGTTGCTGTGATTTCCAAAGAGGAAAAATATTTGGGTTATATTTCTTGTGACGATATTTTCAATGAGTTTTCCAAATATCCTTTATTTTCGGAGAATGGAGCGATTTTGACGATTCAAACAACGGGATTGCATTATTCTATGACCGAAATTTCTCAGATTGTAGAAAGTAATAATGGCAAAATCTATGGAACTTTCATCAATGCCATAAAAGATGACAGTGTGGAAATAACCCTCAAAATCAGCAATGAAAATTTAAGTTCTATCGATGAGACTTTTGAACGTTACGGTTATGTGGTGGTGCATAAACATTATGATGACGAGAAAGAAGAACTGTTGAAAGACCGTTTTGGGTTTTTTCAGAAATTTTTAGAAATA is from Epilithonimonas vandammei and encodes:
- a CDS encoding helicase HerA-like domain-containing protein, with translation MSNKEKFITDLNAKYNSKGEHIILGKGMLDGEVVPEVNVSIPLKTVNRHGLIAGATGTGKTKTLQVFVEQLSHAGIPTLVMDIKGDLSGIAEAGTENDNIKERYSKTQLPYSPQSFPVELMTISGAKGVKLRATVLEFGPILLSKILGLNDTQQSIMSIVFKYCDDKALPLVDLQDLKKVLQYVTDNPIGKKELADNYGSIAPASLGAILRSIVAMEQQGASTFFGEPSFDVEDLLKTRDGKGVVNIFRVDDIQNKPNLFSTFMLSLFAEIYMTFPEEGDSGRPKLVLFIDEAHLIFNEASKALLSQIETMVKLIRSKGIGIYFITQIPGDVPENILSQLGLKIQHALRGFTAKDRKEIDKAVENYPTTEFYKANELIQNLGIGEAFVTALDEKGIPTPLVQTYLISPESRMDVLTASEIDELTRNSDLVKKYEQDLDKESAYEILTKRIEEHTQTAIPTPTRGRTAQPKEEQGMFEQVIESRAGKTFLNTLAREGAKFILGMFSMKKRR
- a CDS encoding bestrophin family protein yields the protein MRAYNTKNFLKILVSLHKTDTLKILFPTIFLVGIYCYGVYYLEVEYLHLNSKSSISNIGMIHSLLGFVLSLLLVFRTNTAYDRWWEGRKLWGKLVNDSRNFVIKINSILPENDVKNRTQIAKYLRFFPHFLANHLSKESTRLVLDEDFSDLQKELQHHPPAELVFLLTKKLYQLKKENKISDTEMLFLDTQLSGFLDVCGGCERIKNTPIPYSYSSFIKKFIIFYVMALPVANVVNLGGFMIPITMFVYYVLMSLELIAEEIEDPFNNDENDIPMEAISQNIERSINLISNKA
- a CDS encoding RNA methyltransferase, with the protein product MTKKLKLEELGRIDVETFKKTPKISLVVILDNVRSMHNVGAIFRTADAFLVEKIVLCGITPQPPHREIHKAALGATESVDWIYEQDINGAIDNLKKENFEIIGIEQTSSSQLITDFEINSEKKYALILGNEVDGISDEALENIETFLEIPQLGTKHSLNVSVCGGVVIWEFAKNLGIKK
- a CDS encoding CBS domain-containing protein; amino-acid sequence: MFIKDYISKDYPAFGVRDSIEEASEVAKEFGYSHVFIVNKGIFLGGLSQPFLEDSPEGNLDSLNIHYERFAIMEDSSLLDSIKLFHTFNANVVAVISKEEKYLGYISCDDIFNEFSKYPLFSENGAILTIQTTGLHYSMTEISQIVESNNGKIYGTFINAIKDDSVEITLKISNENLSSIDETFERYGYVVVHKHYDDEKEELLKDRFGFFQKFLEI